Below is a window of Dehalococcoidia bacterium DNA.
CAGGACCTGCTGGCCGATGCCTTCTCATGTAACGTGCGCGGCATGGGACCGGGTCTTGCCGAAATGGAGATAACCGAAAGAGGGTCCGAGGCCGTAATCATCTTCATGGCTGACAAGACCTCATCCGGCGCCTGGAACCTGCCTCTTTACAAAATGTTTGCCGACCCATTCAATACCATCGGCCTGGTCATCGCCGAGAACATGCACCACGGTTATGCCTTCGAGGTACACGATGTCATGAAAGGCCAGAAAATCACCTTTAACTCGCCCGAAGAAATCTATGACATGCTGGTGTTTATCGGAGCGCCCTCGCGTTATGTCGTTAAGGCCGTCTATCACCGCGACAGCGGCGACATCGGGGCGGTCTCATCCACTCAGAAGCTGTCTCTCATCGCCGGGCGCTACGTCGGTAAAGACGACCCGGTATGTATCGTGCGTACCCAGGGCATTTTCCCGGCGGTAGGCGAGGTGCTCGAACCCTTCACCATGCCCTACCTGGTGGAAGGCTGGATGCGCGGCTCGCATCACGGCCCGTTCATGCCCGTATCCATTCCCGACAGCACCCCAACCCGCTTCGACGGCCCGCCCCGCGTCATTGCATGCGGCTTCCAGCTGGCCAACGGCAGGCTGGTCGGCCCGCGCGATATGTTTGCCGACAAGTCCTTCGATAATGCACGTCAGAAGGCCCTTG
It encodes the following:
- a CDS encoding fructose 1,6-bisphosphatase, coding for MKITLSVIKADIGGYVGHSESHPDVLAHAYECMAKAKSDGLLVDFHVTKCGDDAQLVMTHTLGIDNKSIHEMAWNTFVGCTEVAKKLKLYGAGQDLLADAFSCNVRGMGPGLAEMEITERGSEAVIIFMADKTSSGAWNLPLYKMFADPFNTIGLVIAENMHHGYAFEVHDVMKGQKITFNSPEEIYDMLVFIGAPSRYVVKAVYHRDSGDIGAVSSTQKLSLIAGRYVGKDDPVCIVRTQGIFPAVGEVLEPFTMPYLVEGWMRGSHHGPFMPVSIPDSTPTRFDGPPRVIACGFQLANGRLVGPRDMFADKSFDNARQKALDAADYMRAHGPFEPHRLPLEEMEYTTMPQVMHKLQDRFKPITD